A window of Novosphingobium terrae contains these coding sequences:
- a CDS encoding response regulator, whose translation MASAPPVVLVVEDEPILRMAAVEMVKDSGLTALEVPDAETALAVLKTRPDIRLVFTDVKMPGRIDGMRLAGLVHDRWPLIDVIVTSGELAPGEVPLPAGGVFIPKPYDHGKLVHLMHRLVD comes from the coding sequence ATGGCATCAGCCCCCCCTGTGGTCCTTGTTGTCGAGGATGAACCGATCCTGCGGATGGCAGCGGTCGAGATGGTCAAGGACAGTGGTCTGACGGCGCTGGAGGTGCCCGATGCGGAAACGGCGCTGGCCGTGCTGAAAACCCGCCCTGACATCAGGCTGGTGTTCACCGATGTGAAGATGCCCGGCAGGATCGACGGCATGCGGCTGGCCGGGCTGGTGCATGATCGCTGGCCGCTGATCGATGTGATTGTCACCTCCGGCGAACTCGCGCCCGGAGAGGTCCCTCTGCCTGCCGGCGGGGTTTTCATCCCCAAACCCTATGATCATGGCAAGCTGGTCCATCTGATGCACCGGCTGGTGGATTGA
- a CDS encoding DHA2 family efflux MFS transporter permease subunit: MTTAEASYPEPGIRRLITVSVMAATVMNSLDSTIANVALPHIQGSVAASADEISWVLTSYIVAAAICTPLTGWLAGRFGRRRLMLWSIVGFTVASGLCGLASTLGQIVGFRLLQGVFGAALVPMSQAILLDINPPERHGPAMSVWAMGAVLGPIVGPALGGWLTDNMDWRWVFFINLPIGAMAFLGLSLFLNDTRAAASSRLDLFGFAMLALALGSLQLMLDRGQTKDWFSSLEICIEGGSTLVFGYLFVVHTLTARQPFIDLGLFADVNFTLGSLFGFVLGVLIFSVLALLPPMLEGLMGYPVVLTGLVTAPRGVGSFLSMTLAGMLIKRMDPRLMILLGFLLAASSMYAMAGFSLGMDARLMIGSGFVQGLGTGMIFVPLSTIAFGTLPPRYRNEGAAMFTLIRNIGSAIGISVLQAMTIRNTATVHARLTEAVRPDNPLLASAAPGFDFDVPAQVARMNAAITRQASMVGYIDAFWFLFLVTLAVIPLLLFLRKPQPRAANRDEAPLHLD; this comes from the coding sequence ATGACCACGGCTGAGGCCTCTTATCCCGAGCCGGGCATCCGGCGGCTGATCACCGTTTCGGTGATGGCCGCCACGGTGATGAACTCGCTCGACAGCACCATCGCCAATGTCGCGCTGCCGCATATTCAGGGCAGCGTGGCCGCCTCGGCGGATGAGATCAGCTGGGTGCTGACCTCCTATATCGTCGCGGCGGCGATCTGCACGCCGCTGACCGGCTGGCTGGCCGGGCGCTTCGGGCGGCGGCGGCTGATGCTGTGGTCGATCGTCGGCTTCACGGTGGCCTCGGGCCTGTGCGGGCTGGCCTCGACTTTGGGGCAGATCGTCGGCTTTCGCCTGCTTCAGGGCGTGTTCGGCGCCGCGCTGGTGCCGATGAGCCAGGCCATTCTGCTCGACATCAATCCGCCCGAACGACACGGCCCGGCCATGTCGGTCTGGGCGATGGGGGCGGTGCTCGGGCCGATCGTGGGCCCCGCGCTGGGCGGCTGGCTGACCGACAATATGGACTGGCGCTGGGTGTTCTTCATCAACCTGCCGATCGGCGCGATGGCCTTTCTGGGACTCAGCCTGTTCCTGAACGACACGCGGGCGGCAGCCAGCAGCCGGCTGGATCTCTTCGGTTTTGCCATGCTGGCGCTGGCGCTCGGCTCGCTTCAGCTGATGCTGGACCGCGGCCAGACCAAGGACTGGTTCAGCTCGCTGGAAATCTGCATCGAGGGCGGCAGCACGCTGGTCTTCGGCTATCTCTTCGTGGTGCATACGCTGACGGCGCGGCAGCCCTTCATCGATCTGGGTCTGTTTGCCGATGTCAATTTCACGCTGGGCAGCCTGTTCGGGTTCGTGCTGGGCGTGCTGATCTTCTCGGTGCTGGCGCTGCTGCCGCCGATGCTGGAGGGGCTGATGGGTTATCCTGTCGTGCTTACCGGGCTGGTCACGGCGCCGCGCGGGGTGGGGTCCTTCCTCTCGATGACGCTGGCGGGCATGTTGATCAAGCGGATGGACCCGCGCCTGATGATCCTGCTGGGCTTTCTTCTGGCGGCCTCCTCGATGTATGCGATGGCCGGCTTTTCGCTGGGGATGGACGCCAGGCTGATGATCGGCTCGGGCTTTGTGCAGGGGCTGGGCACGGGGATGATCTTCGTGCCGCTCTCCACCATCGCCTTTGGCACGCTGCCGCCGCGCTATCGCAATGAGGGTGCGGCGATGTTCACGCTGATCCGCAACATCGGTTCGGCCATCGGCATTTCGGTGCTTCAGGCCATGACGATCCGCAACACCGCCACCGTCCACGCCCGCCTGACCGAGGCGGTGAGGCCCGACAATCCGCTGCTGGCGAGCGCCGCGCCGGGCTTCGATTTCGACGTGCCCGCGCAGGTCGCGCGGATGAATGCGGCGATCACGCGGCAGGCGTCGATGGTCGGCTATATCGATGCCTTCTGGTTCCTCTTTCTCGTCACGCTGGCGGTGATCCCGCTGCTGCTCTTCCTGCGCAAGCCGCAGCCCAGAGCCGCAAACCGTGACGAAGCCCCCTTGCATCTGGACTGA
- a CDS encoding glycosyl hydrolase 115 family protein — translation MRPFYRLSRRQLLSGVASTSALLPVVPALAWGAGSGKAADFPLIAAGVPATIVVEDSANSAVRYAAQCLASDIKRSCSTSPPWRADPRQAGGPILMVGVLGQSPALDALVAARRIDVSRLKGQWESHLRLVVERPYPGVSEALVIIGSDRRGAAFALYDLCQHVGVSPWHWFADVPVPFRQNVFVSRHPHLDGPKVRYRGFFINDEDPCFSGWAKKAFGGINSAMYVHVFELLLRMKGNYLWPAMWAPKAFAADDPQNMVIADRMGVVMGNSHHEPMLRAQSEWHRNQELGVTGGPWDYARNADNLRRFWRGGIERMVSKGHGEAYESLVTVGMRGDGDEAMAEGTATDLLERIVTDQRRIIAEVTGKPASEMPQLWALYKEVQDYYDHGMKVPDDVTLLFSDDNWGQIRRLPKPGAPPRSGGYGIYYHFDYVGVPRNYKWINTNQIEKTWQQMDLAYQRGARQIWIANVGDIKPMEFPLGFFLAMAWNPEAMTPQALQAYPRDWAEATFGRDHADAIARIITAYSQFAARRKPELIDQDSFPIGKATAEALDGGEFGQIVDAWDELEARMLAVRDRLRPDQMDAYYQLVEFPVSAMANLYRLYYATAWNRALATTNDPRANYFANEVETAFARDRALTERYHTIHGGKWDGMMNQVHMNYVTWNDPTQQTMPSIMRVGADTPDDQRHTKPAFVTPALRQPGIVARDAGSFDRAHHGPNLRWTVIPHLGRTAGAVLALPQGQGATTGKDGVRLDYDMIVDTPGPASLTLFTTPTLDTLGEGGVRIGVSVDDRPMQILTADLEATGGGQKTPGQKRWAQAVEDNIVRLTADLGPMAAGKHVVTLWRLDDNVAVQKLVLSTVPLPPSYLGPDTA, via the coding sequence ATGAGGCCTTTCTATCGACTGTCGCGCAGGCAGCTGCTCTCGGGCGTTGCCAGCACAAGTGCCCTGCTGCCTGTGGTTCCGGCCCTCGCATGGGGCGCCGGATCGGGCAAGGCTGCCGACTTCCCCCTCATCGCGGCGGGCGTTCCGGCAACCATCGTCGTGGAAGACAGCGCCAACTCCGCCGTGCGTTACGCGGCGCAATGCCTCGCCAGCGATATCAAGCGCAGCTGCAGCACATCGCCCCCATGGCGTGCTGACCCACGGCAGGCCGGCGGCCCGATCCTGATGGTCGGCGTGCTTGGGCAAAGTCCTGCCCTTGACGCTCTGGTTGCAGCGCGGCGGATCGATGTGTCGCGCCTCAAAGGGCAATGGGAAAGCCATCTGCGGCTGGTCGTCGAACGGCCTTATCCGGGCGTGTCCGAAGCCCTCGTCATCATCGGCTCGGACCGCCGGGGCGCAGCTTTTGCCCTTTACGATTTGTGCCAGCATGTCGGCGTTTCGCCATGGCACTGGTTTGCCGATGTGCCGGTGCCGTTCAGACAGAATGTCTTCGTCTCAAGGCATCCCCATCTTGATGGTCCGAAGGTGCGCTATCGCGGTTTCTTCATCAATGATGAAGACCCATGCTTCAGCGGCTGGGCCAAGAAGGCATTCGGCGGCATCAATTCTGCCATGTATGTGCATGTCTTCGAACTTCTTCTGCGCATGAAGGGCAATTATCTCTGGCCCGCCATGTGGGCGCCCAAGGCTTTCGCTGCCGATGACCCGCAGAACATGGTGATCGCCGACAGGATGGGTGTGGTGATGGGCAACTCCCATCATGAGCCGATGCTGCGGGCTCAGTCCGAATGGCACCGCAATCAGGAGCTTGGCGTCACCGGCGGCCCCTGGGACTATGCCAGAAACGCCGACAATCTGCGCCGTTTCTGGCGCGGCGGCATCGAGCGCATGGTCTCCAAGGGCCATGGGGAGGCTTATGAATCCCTTGTCACGGTGGGCATGCGCGGCGATGGCGACGAGGCCATGGCCGAAGGCACCGCCACCGATCTGCTTGAGCGCATCGTGACCGATCAGCGCAGGATCATCGCCGAGGTCACCGGAAAGCCGGCCAGCGAGATGCCGCAATTGTGGGCGCTCTATAAGGAAGTTCAGGATTACTATGATCACGGCATGAAGGTGCCGGACGATGTCACGCTGCTGTTTTCGGATGACAATTGGGGGCAGATCCGCCGTCTTCCCAAGCCGGGTGCGCCGCCGCGTTCGGGCGGATACGGAATCTATTATCATTTCGACTATGTCGGCGTGCCGCGCAATTACAAATGGATCAACACCAACCAGATCGAGAAGACCTGGCAGCAGATGGATCTGGCCTACCAGCGCGGCGCGCGGCAGATCTGGATCGCCAATGTCGGTGACATCAAACCCATGGAATTCCCGCTCGGCTTCTTTCTGGCCATGGCCTGGAATCCCGAGGCCATGACGCCTCAGGCCCTGCAGGCCTATCCGCGAGACTGGGCAGAGGCCACTTTCGGTCGCGATCACGCCGATGCCATCGCCCGGATCATCACGGCCTACAGCCAATTCGCCGCACGGCGAAAGCCCGAACTGATCGATCAGGACAGCTTCCCCATCGGCAAAGCGACCGCAGAGGCGCTGGACGGCGGCGAATTCGGACAGATCGTGGACGCGTGGGACGAGCTGGAAGCGCGCATGCTGGCCGTGCGTGACAGACTTCGCCCGGACCAGATGGATGCCTATTACCAGCTGGTGGAGTTTCCCGTCTCTGCCATGGCCAATCTTTACCGGCTCTATTACGCCACGGCCTGGAACCGCGCGCTGGCGACAACCAACGATCCGCGCGCCAATTATTTCGCCAACGAAGTCGAGACGGCCTTCGCGCGCGACCGCGCCCTGACCGAGCGCTATCACACGATCCATGGCGGCAAGTGGGATGGGATGATGAATCAGGTGCATATGAACTATGTCACCTGGAACGACCCGACCCAGCAGACGATGCCAAGCATCATGCGCGTCGGCGCCGACACGCCGGATGACCAGCGCCACACAAAGCCCGCCTTTGTAACGCCCGCGTTGCGTCAGCCCGGTATCGTGGCGCGGGACGCGGGAAGCTTCGATCGCGCCCACCATGGGCCGAACCTGCGCTGGACGGTCATCCCGCACCTCGGGCGAACAGCCGGTGCGGTGCTTGCTCTGCCACAAGGTCAGGGCGCCACGACCGGGAAGGATGGCGTTCGCCTGGACTATGACATGATCGTGGACACCCCCGGCCCGGCATCTCTCACACTGTTCACCACGCCGACGCTCGACACGCTGGGCGAGGGCGGCGTCCGGATCGGGGTTTCTGTCGATGACAGGCCGATGCAAATCCTTACAGCAGACCTCGAAGCGACCGGCGGGGGACAGAAAACACCGGGCCAGAAACGCTGGGCGCAGGCGGTCGAGGATAACATTGTGCGCCTGACGGCCGATCTTGGCCCCATGGCGGCTGGCAAGCATGTGGTGACCTTGTGGCGCCTCGACGACAATGTCGCGGTGCAGAAGCTGGTCCTGAGCACCGTCCCCCTGCCCCCCTCCTATCTTGGGCCTGACACCGCCTGA
- a CDS encoding extracellular catalytic domain type 2 short-chain-length polyhydroxyalkanoate depolymerase, which yields MQLRRMIRSLVFLALSLPLLASSALAGDLPKLGAAPDKVSISGLSSGGFMAVQYDVVYSADTMGVGVVAGGPFACDAIYLGNFAFCMQGMPSGTLAYATAQMWSAAGTIDPVSNLTRHKVYLFSGTSDTVVKQTVMDAVHSFYQAAKVPGANLIYENKSDAGHAFISDHATAECTVSQAPYVNECKVKGSLYDQPGAILSQIYGPLQPRAVTLSAQPVAFDQTPFLPPLSGLASTGYAYIPASCQTAGSNCGVHVVFHGCLQSAEVPGVGDAVYGRLGYNEWADTNHIIMLYPQIDTHYALNPNGCWDWTGYTGPAFATHYGLQLSAVHAMVQRLTSQ from the coding sequence ATGCAACTTCGCCGCATGATCCGATCCCTTGTCTTCCTTGCACTGTCCTTACCTCTCCTTGCCTCATCCGCCCTTGCCGGAGATTTGCCCAAGCTCGGCGCGGCGCCGGACAAGGTGTCGATTTCGGGCCTGTCGTCGGGCGGCTTCATGGCGGTTCAGTATGATGTCGTCTATTCAGCCGACACGATGGGCGTGGGCGTTGTCGCAGGCGGCCCCTTCGCCTGCGATGCGATCTATCTTGGCAATTTCGCCTTCTGCATGCAGGGCATGCCCAGCGGCACACTGGCCTATGCCACGGCGCAAATGTGGAGCGCGGCGGGCACCATCGATCCCGTCTCCAATCTGACAAGGCATAAGGTCTATCTGTTCAGCGGAACCAGCGATACAGTCGTCAAGCAGACCGTGATGGATGCGGTGCACAGCTTCTATCAAGCGGCCAAAGTGCCCGGCGCCAACCTGATCTATGAGAACAAGAGCGATGCCGGCCATGCTTTCATCTCGGATCACGCCACGGCGGAATGTACGGTCAGCCAGGCCCCCTATGTCAATGAGTGCAAGGTCAAAGGCAGTCTCTATGACCAGCCGGGGGCCATTCTGAGCCAGATTTACGGCCCGCTCCAGCCCAGGGCGGTGACACTCTCCGCCCAGCCGGTGGCCTTTGACCAGACGCCCTTCCTGCCGCCGTTGAGCGGGCTGGCGTCGACCGGCTATGCCTATATTCCCGCAAGCTGCCAGACCGCCGGATCGAACTGCGGGGTGCATGTCGTGTTTCACGGCTGCCTGCAGAGCGCCGAGGTGCCGGGTGTGGGGGATGCCGTCTATGGTCGGCTCGGCTACAATGAATGGGCGGATACGAACCATATCATCATGCTCTATCCCCAGATCGACACCCATTATGCGCTGAACCCCAACGGTTGCTGGGACTGGACCGGCTATACGGGCCCGGCCTTCGCAACCCATTACGGCCTGCAGCTTTCCGCCGTTCATGCCATGGTCCAGCGCCTCACCAGCCAATAG
- a CDS encoding efflux transporter outer membrane subunit has product MRLPCLLLLTAALAGCTVGPDFQRPAPPAAASYTPPAEQQPASPGQPLAVLGEGPQAGWWHAFGSPEMDALVDRALAHNRSLEASDATLSAARQDVRAIAGKRAPQVDASVRFDQEQVNLAAFGFNAAALGASGNPSFQLYSVGGGISYDLDLFGGLRRQVEQAAAQAEAQQRRTEAAHLILAGQVVNQVLGIATIRARLAVQQAILEDDARNLDLTRKRQQGGEGTLVEVLNVQSQLTADRTALPALDQQLAEARHLLAILVGVAPAELGPVEVDLDRMTLPSALPVTLPSGLVHKRPDILQSEADLHAATAAIGVATARLYPEITLGATLTQATPGIGNLFENAFRGYDVFAGLSAPIFHGGTLKAQRAAAVDRAHAANATYQHTVLTAFGQVADLLSALQTDARTVAMQHEAETVARHSLQLSRRSFEVGNSGILQVLDSERLYQRASADLVMARSAQYINVARLYVATAGGWAR; this is encoded by the coding sequence ATGCGCCTGCCTTGCCTCCTTCTGCTGACCGCCGCGCTTGCGGGCTGCACCGTCGGCCCTGATTTTCAACGCCCGGCCCCGCCGGCAGCGGCGTCCTACACGCCCCCCGCCGAACAGCAGCCCGCATCCCCCGGCCAGCCGCTGGCGGTGCTGGGTGAGGGGCCCCAGGCAGGCTGGTGGCATGCCTTTGGCTCGCCCGAGATGGATGCGCTGGTCGATCGGGCGCTGGCGCATAACCGCAGCCTTGAGGCCAGCGATGCCACGCTTTCCGCCGCCCGGCAGGATGTGCGCGCCATCGCCGGAAAGCGGGCGCCGCAGGTGGATGCCAGCGTCCGTTTCGATCAGGAGCAGGTCAATCTGGCGGCTTTCGGCTTCAACGCCGCCGCGCTGGGCGCCTCGGGCAATCCATCGTTCCAGCTCTATTCGGTGGGCGGCGGGATCAGCTATGATCTGGATCTGTTTGGCGGGCTGCGCCGTCAGGTCGAGCAGGCGGCCGCTCAGGCCGAGGCGCAACAGCGGCGGACCGAGGCGGCTCACCTCATTCTGGCCGGGCAGGTGGTCAATCAGGTGCTGGGCATTGCGACGATCCGCGCGCGCCTCGCGGTGCAGCAGGCAATTCTGGAGGATGACGCCCGCAACCTCGACCTCACCCGCAAGCGCCAGCAGGGCGGCGAGGGGACGCTGGTCGAGGTGCTCAACGTGCAGAGCCAGCTGACGGCGGATCGCACCGCTCTGCCCGCTCTGGATCAGCAACTGGCCGAGGCGCGGCATCTGCTGGCCATTCTGGTGGGTGTGGCCCCCGCTGAGCTGGGCCCGGTCGAGGTCGATCTGGACCGGATGACCTTGCCTTCTGCCTTGCCGGTCACGCTGCCCTCCGGGCTGGTGCATAAGCGGCCCGATATCCTCCAGTCAGAGGCCGATCTCCACGCCGCCACCGCCGCCATCGGCGTGGCGACCGCGCGGCTCTATCCCGAAATCACGCTGGGCGCGACGCTGACTCAGGCCACGCCCGGCATCGGCAACCTCTTCGAGAACGCCTTCCGTGGTTACGATGTCTTTGCCGGACTTTCCGCGCCGATCTTCCATGGCGGTACGCTCAAAGCCCAGCGCGCCGCCGCCGTGGACCGTGCCCATGCCGCCAATGCCACCTATCAGCACACCGTGTTGACCGCCTTTGGTCAGGTCGCCGATCTGCTGAGCGCGCTCCAGACCGATGCCCGGACGGTGGCGATGCAGCACGAGGCCGAAACGGTGGCGCGCCATTCGCTGCAGCTTTCGCGCCGCAGCTTTGAGGTGGGCAACAGCGGCATTCTGCAGGTGCTGGATTCCGAGCGGCTCTATCAGCGGGCCAGCGCTGATCTGGTGATGGCTCGTTCGGCGCAATATATCAATGTCGCGCGGCTCTATGTCGCCACGGCGGGCGGATGGGCGCGATAG
- a CDS encoding HlyD family secretion protein, with protein sequence MTVERGLQDHTKDQPAATRRQRLRAPLLAAGVVAALAASLFFYLHGGRYESTDNAYFQTGLVSVAANVSGPVVAVEVHDNQRVRQGQVLFRIDPAPYQAAVDEAEANLADARTQVAALRANYGQGEAELGAARNRLDYAVREAARQKQLMTEGISSQAQYDRALLEAQTARQGIETSSKKNAGIAAALSGDVTVPTDRQPSVMRARAQLDRAKLNLGYTVVRAAQDGIVTKVNQLQPGDNVTAAKPVFSLAGAHIWVEANFKENQLDHMRIGQSASFSIDAFPGLHLTGHLRSFSPGTGNSFALLPPENATGNWVKVVQRLPVEFEIDNLPADVPLHAGLSVDVTVDTGFRRHLWGAGTQAQ encoded by the coding sequence ATGACAGTGGAACGGGGATTGCAAGACCATACGAAGGATCAGCCCGCCGCAACGCGACGCCAGCGTCTGCGGGCTCCGCTGCTGGCGGCAGGGGTGGTGGCCGCGCTGGCCGCCTCGCTCTTTTTCTACCTGCATGGCGGGCGCTATGAGAGCACCGACAACGCCTATTTCCAGACCGGTCTGGTGTCGGTGGCCGCCAATGTGAGCGGCCCGGTGGTGGCTGTCGAGGTGCATGACAACCAGCGTGTCCGGCAGGGGCAGGTGCTGTTCCGTATCGATCCCGCGCCCTATCAGGCCGCCGTGGATGAGGCGGAGGCCAATCTGGCCGATGCCCGCACGCAGGTGGCGGCACTGCGCGCCAATTACGGGCAGGGCGAGGCTGAACTGGGCGCGGCGCGCAACCGGCTCGATTATGCGGTTCGTGAAGCGGCGCGCCAGAAACAGCTGATGACCGAAGGCATTTCCTCTCAGGCGCAGTATGACCGTGCCTTGCTGGAGGCGCAGACCGCGCGGCAGGGCATCGAAACCAGCAGCAAGAAAAACGCCGGGATCGCCGCGGCGCTGTCAGGCGATGTGACCGTGCCCACCGATCGCCAGCCTTCCGTGATGCGGGCCCGGGCGCAGCTGGACCGGGCGAAGCTCAATCTGGGCTATACGGTGGTGCGCGCCGCGCAGGATGGCATCGTCACCAAGGTCAATCAGCTGCAGCCGGGAGACAATGTGACGGCGGCGAAGCCCGTCTTCTCGCTGGCCGGGGCGCATATCTGGGTCGAGGCGAATTTCAAGGAAAACCAGCTCGATCATATGCGGATCGGGCAGAGCGCCAGCTTCTCCATCGATGCCTTCCCCGGCCTGCATCTCACCGGCCATCTGCGCAGTTTCAGCCCCGGCACCGGCAACAGCTTTGCCCTGCTGCCCCCCGAAAACGCCACCGGCAATTGGGTGAAGGTGGTGCAGCGCCTGCCGGTCGAGTTCGAGATCGACAATCTCCCCGCCGATGTGCCGCTGCATGCCGGGCTCAGCGTCGATGTCACGGTGGATACCGGCTTTCGCCGCCATCTGTGGGGCGCGGGCACGCAGGCGCAATGA
- a CDS encoding GAF domain-containing hybrid sensor histidine kinase/response regulator, whose translation MVHASHSTQVLPITDLSDKDSGELSDIDLLHRISVALIGEQDRFELYGKIVEAAVTITGSQFGTMQLLCPAGDPSGHGGELQMLAHRGLPPKAVAFWQWVSPAAYSSCTLALKLGQRAIIPDFEAWADIAGTPDLEAFRAAGIRSAQTTPLLSRRGKLLGMISTHWCQPHQPSQRDLRMLDIVARQAADLLERTIAEEELRRLNETLEVRVEERSRELLATEDQLRQLQKMEAIGQLTGGVAHDFNNLLTIIRSSAELLARRELPRDKQKRYIDAIMDTSDRAARLTGQLLAFARRQALKPEVFNAALKVATVADMLRTVVGSRIDLTVDPICPACCVEVDTSQFETALVNLAVNARDAMNGEGRITIAIEAAGSIPARGGRKPATGNFVRVSVSDNGSGMPLDQIDRIFEPFFTTKEVGKGTGLGLSQVYGFIKQSGGEIDVDSRLGEGSTFSLYLPRAEATVALGGSSPDEPLAATQASVLIVEDNAQVGEFASHLLTDLGFMTRRACNAGDALAILEEDHANIDIVFSDVIMPGMNGVELGGEIRRRWPDLTIILTSGYSHVLADDTGHGFALLHKPYSVDGLSRVLRSA comes from the coding sequence ATGGTCCACGCATCACACAGCACTCAGGTGCTGCCAATCACCGATCTGTCCGATAAGGACTCCGGTGAGCTTTCCGACATCGACCTGCTGCACCGGATCAGCGTGGCCCTGATCGGCGAGCAGGACCGTTTCGAACTTTATGGCAAGATCGTCGAGGCGGCGGTGACGATCACCGGCTCGCAATTCGGGACGATGCAGCTGCTGTGCCCCGCAGGCGATCCCTCCGGTCACGGCGGTGAGTTGCAGATGCTGGCACATCGCGGCCTGCCGCCCAAGGCTGTCGCCTTCTGGCAATGGGTCAGCCCGGCGGCCTACAGCAGCTGCACGCTGGCACTCAAGCTGGGGCAGCGGGCCATCATCCCCGATTTCGAGGCATGGGCCGACATTGCCGGCACGCCCGATCTGGAAGCCTTCCGCGCGGCCGGGATTCGTTCGGCCCAGACCACGCCCCTGCTCTCACGCCGGGGCAAGCTGCTGGGCATGATCTCGACCCATTGGTGCCAGCCACATCAGCCCTCGCAGCGCGATCTGCGCATGCTCGATATTGTGGCCCGGCAGGCCGCCGATCTGCTGGAACGCACGATCGCCGAGGAAGAGCTGCGCCGCCTGAACGAAACGCTGGAGGTTCGGGTCGAGGAACGCTCACGCGAGCTGCTGGCCACCGAGGATCAGCTGCGCCAGCTCCAGAAGATGGAGGCGATCGGCCAGCTGACGGGCGGCGTCGCGCATGATTTCAACAATCTGCTGACGATCATCCGCTCCTCCGCCGAACTGCTGGCCCGCCGCGAACTGCCGCGTGACAAGCAGAAGCGCTACATCGACGCCATCATGGACACCTCCGACCGGGCAGCACGGCTGACCGGCCAGCTTCTGGCTTTCGCCCGCCGTCAGGCGCTCAAGCCGGAGGTGTTCAATGCCGCGCTCAAGGTCGCCACGGTTGCCGATATGCTGCGCACGGTGGTGGGCTCGCGGATCGATCTGACCGTCGATCCGATCTGCCCGGCCTGCTGTGTCGAGGTCGATACCAGCCAGTTCGAGACCGCGCTGGTCAATCTGGCGGTCAATGCCCGCGACGCGATGAACGGGGAAGGGCGCATCACCATCGCGATCGAGGCCGCCGGATCGATCCCGGCACGCGGTGGGCGCAAACCCGCGACGGGAAACTTCGTGAGGGTTTCGGTCAGCGACAATGGCTCGGGCATGCCGCTCGACCAGATCGACCGCATCTTCGAACCTTTCTTCACCACCAAGGAGGTGGGCAAGGGCACCGGCCTCGGCCTCAGCCAGGTCTATGGCTTCATCAAGCAGTCGGGCGGCGAGATCGATGTGGACAGCCGCCTTGGCGAAGGATCGACCTTCAGCCTCTACCTGCCTCGCGCGGAAGCCACGGTGGCTCTGGGCGGCTCCTCACCGGACGAGCCGCTTGCCGCCACGCAGGCCAGCGTCCTGATCGTGGAAGACAATGCCCAGGTCGGGGAGTTTGCCTCCCATCTGCTGACAGATCTCGGCTTCATGACGCGGCGGGCCTGCAATGCCGGCGACGCGCTCGCCATCCTCGAAGAGGATCACGCCAACATCGACATCGTCTTTTCCGACGTGATCATGCCCGGCATGAACGGGGTGGAACTGGGCGGGGAAATCCGCCGCCGCTGGCCGGATCTGACCATCATCCTCACCAGCGGCTACAGCCATGTTCTGGCCGACGATACGGGGCACGGCTTCGCGCTTCTGCACAAGCCCTATTCCGTCGATGGCCTGTCCAGGGTCTTGCGCAGCGCCTGA
- a CDS encoding LysR family transcriptional regulator yields MSDLDLNLLRVFDALMELRSVTRVAQRLGLTQSAVSHALGRLRRMLDDPLFVRGPRGLQPSARAEQIAPGISVSLQQLRDALAPARFTPATAVRSFTLAAGAYFCRLIVPGLVEQLRHEAPQISLRVVPLIEDGAAMLDRGIIDLALGAVQTLPSRFVIEPLFDDDMVWIAARTNPLASGKPDPALVLRAPRIRIATQRPFLTPRSPDGEAAPSPDQFVEWDPQPVEHAPATVYDSQTAAAIIARTDAVACVPRRIAEREKLREDILILMPAARSQMISLAMIWHGRHRSDPALTWLRALLLRIAEA; encoded by the coding sequence ATGTCGGACCTCGATCTCAATCTGCTGCGCGTCTTCGATGCCTTGATGGAGCTGCGCTCGGTGACGAGGGTGGCGCAGCGTCTGGGGCTGACCCAATCGGCGGTGAGCCATGCGCTGGGCCGGTTGCGACGGATGCTGGACGATCCGCTGTTCGTGCGTGGACCGCGCGGCTTGCAGCCATCGGCAAGGGCCGAGCAGATCGCACCCGGGATCAGCGTCAGCCTGCAGCAATTGCGCGATGCGCTGGCCCCGGCCCGCTTCACGCCCGCCACGGCGGTGCGCAGCTTCACACTGGCTGCCGGGGCCTATTTTTGCCGGCTGATCGTGCCCGGGCTGGTCGAGCAGTTGCGGCATGAGGCGCCCCAGATCAGCCTGCGGGTCGTGCCGCTGATCGAGGATGGCGCGGCCATGCTGGACCGGGGCATCATCGACCTCGCGCTTGGCGCGGTGCAGACTTTGCCCTCGCGTTTCGTGATCGAGCCCCTGTTCGATGACGATATGGTCTGGATTGCGGCACGCACCAACCCGCTGGCCAGCGGCAAGCCCGACCCTGCGCTTGTCCTGCGCGCCCCCCGCATCCGGATCGCCACCCAGCGCCCCTTTCTGACCCCGCGATCGCCCGATGGCGAGGCCGCGCCCTCACCGGATCAATTCGTGGAATGGGACCCGCAGCCGGTCGAGCATGCACCGGCCACCGTCTATGACTCGCAAACCGCAGCGGCGATCATCGCCCGGACCGATGCCGTGGCCTGCGTGCCCCGCCGCATCGCGGAGCGAGAGAAATTGCGCGAAGATATCCTGATCCTGATGCCGGCGGCCCGCTCACAGATGATCAGCCTGGCCATGATCTGGCATGGGCGGCACCGGTCTGATCCGGCCCTGACCTGGCTGCGCGCCTTGCTCCTGCGCATTGCGGAGGCATGA